In Nocardioides dokdonensis FR1436, the following are encoded in one genomic region:
- a CDS encoding FAD-binding protein has product MSTPDSTRASTQDSAQGWDHEFDLVVVGSGGGGMAAALAAVDVGLSVVVVEKASKFGGSTSISGGGIWVPNNPTLRKLGHDDSRESILTYLNALTEGKVPQARLEALVDQGPAAMELIGRSKWMKLGWTKGYADYHPELEGGRPLGRSVECKPFDTRKLKEDEVFQRPNSMKGPLGLWITAKDYHDLAMVKRTWRGRWASVVAAWRVSSNVVRRRHMATGGRALAARMRMALKDASVPLWLETTMTGLVEESGRVAGIEVTREGRTERLRGRRGVLVASGGFDHNAEMRATYLPEGGQENHSLGAVENTGDGILAGRSLGAALDFMDDAWWMPSVEHPSGATIPLVSERAIPGQVIVSATGERFTNEASPYVNFVHDQLEGQHLTAWCVMDSRARSRYPYAQILPGVPFPQSFYDAGTVHRADTLAELGASIGVPEGSLERTVDRFNGFARSGTDEDFGRGRSVYDQYYGDPTLPNPNLDVIDKAPFYAVRIQIGDLGTKGGLVCDEHARVLREDGSVIEGLYATGNASAAVMANEYAGPGATIGPSIVFGYIAARHAASQELGRHAASTLGTG; this is encoded by the coding sequence ATGAGCACCCCGGACAGCACCCGGGCCAGCACCCAGGACAGCGCTCAGGGTTGGGACCACGAGTTCGACCTGGTCGTCGTCGGCTCAGGCGGCGGCGGGATGGCCGCGGCCCTCGCCGCGGTCGACGTCGGGCTGAGCGTCGTCGTGGTCGAGAAGGCCAGCAAGTTCGGGGGCAGCACCAGCATCTCCGGTGGCGGCATCTGGGTGCCCAACAACCCGACGCTGCGCAAGCTGGGCCACGACGACTCGCGCGAGTCGATCCTGACCTACCTCAACGCGCTCACCGAGGGCAAGGTCCCGCAGGCCCGGCTCGAGGCCCTGGTCGACCAGGGCCCGGCCGCGATGGAGCTGATCGGCCGTTCCAAGTGGATGAAGCTCGGCTGGACCAAGGGCTACGCCGACTACCACCCCGAGCTCGAGGGCGGGCGCCCGCTGGGCCGCTCGGTCGAGTGCAAGCCGTTCGACACCCGCAAGCTGAAGGAGGACGAGGTCTTCCAGCGCCCCAACAGCATGAAGGGCCCGCTCGGGCTCTGGATCACCGCGAAGGACTACCACGACCTGGCGATGGTCAAGCGCACCTGGCGCGGCCGCTGGGCCTCGGTCGTCGCGGCCTGGCGGGTCTCCTCCAACGTCGTGCGCCGGCGGCACATGGCCACCGGCGGCCGGGCCCTGGCCGCGCGGATGCGGATGGCCCTCAAGGACGCCTCCGTCCCGCTGTGGCTCGAGACCACGATGACCGGGCTCGTGGAGGAGTCCGGTCGCGTCGCGGGCATCGAGGTGACCCGCGAGGGGCGCACCGAGCGGCTGCGCGGACGCCGCGGCGTCCTGGTGGCCAGCGGCGGATTCGACCACAACGCCGAGATGCGTGCGACGTACCTGCCCGAGGGCGGTCAGGAGAACCACAGCCTGGGCGCGGTCGAGAACACCGGTGACGGCATCCTGGCCGGCCGGTCGCTGGGAGCCGCGCTGGACTTCATGGACGACGCCTGGTGGATGCCGTCGGTCGAGCACCCCTCGGGTGCCACGATCCCGCTGGTCTCCGAGCGGGCCATCCCGGGCCAGGTCATCGTCTCCGCGACGGGGGAGCGCTTCACCAACGAGGCCTCGCCCTACGTGAACTTCGTCCACGACCAGCTCGAGGGCCAGCACCTGACGGCCTGGTGCGTCATGGACTCGCGGGCCCGCTCGCGCTACCCCTACGCCCAGATCCTCCCGGGCGTGCCGTTCCCGCAGTCGTTCTACGACGCCGGGACGGTGCACCGTGCCGACACGCTGGCCGAGCTGGGCGCGAGCATCGGCGTGCCCGAGGGCTCCCTGGAGCGCACCGTCGACCGGTTCAACGGCTTCGCCCGCAGCGGCACCGACGAGGACTTCGGTCGCGGCAGGAGCGTCTACGACCAGTACTACGGCGACCCGACGCTGCCGAACCCCAACCTCGACGTCATCGACAAGGCGCCGTTCTACGCGGTGCGCATCCAGATCGGCGACCTCGGCACCAAGGGCGGCCTGGTCTGCGACGAGCACGCCCGCGTGCTCCGCGAGGACGGCTCGGTCATCGAGGGCCTCTACGCCACCGGCAACGCGTCCGCGGCCGTGATGGCCAACGAGTACGCCGGCCCCGGCGCGACGATCGGACCCTCGATCGTCTTCGGCTACATCGCGGCCCGCCACGCGGCGAGCCAGGAGCTCGGCCGGCACGCGGCCAGCACGCTCGGGACCGGCTGA
- a CDS encoding alpha/beta fold hydrolase: MSELTYESTLRELTTDSGVLRYHEAGDGPPLLMLHGSGPGVTGWRNFGDNLAAFAEHFRCLVLEFPGFGVSDTTDQHPMMAALPAVGRFLDGLGLDRVDVIGNSMGGGVATRFAIAQPDRVRRLVTVGGIGRNLFSPAPGEGINLLVEFTENPTRERLVSWLRSMVFDPAMVTEELIEQRWAQATDPATLEVARRMYSRAAIDAAFAMSGTSAQATPGWAQFDQIKAKTLITWGRDDRVSPLDMMLIPMRTIPDAQVHIFPQCGHWAMIEQKHAWESTVLAFLTAEEQA, translated from the coding sequence GTGAGCGAGCTGACCTACGAATCCACCCTGCGCGAGCTGACGACCGACTCCGGCGTCCTGCGCTACCACGAGGCCGGCGACGGCCCGCCCCTGCTGATGCTGCACGGGTCCGGCCCCGGCGTCACCGGCTGGCGCAACTTCGGCGACAACCTCGCCGCGTTCGCCGAGCACTTCCGCTGTCTCGTGCTCGAGTTCCCCGGCTTCGGGGTCAGCGACACCACCGACCAGCACCCGATGATGGCGGCGCTGCCCGCCGTCGGCAGGTTCCTCGACGGCCTCGGGCTCGACCGCGTCGACGTCATCGGCAACTCGATGGGCGGCGGCGTGGCCACCCGCTTCGCCATCGCCCAGCCCGACCGCGTACGCCGCCTGGTCACCGTGGGCGGCATCGGGCGCAACCTCTTCAGCCCCGCGCCCGGTGAGGGCATCAACCTGCTCGTCGAGTTCACCGAGAACCCCACGCGCGAGCGGCTGGTGTCGTGGCTGCGCTCGATGGTCTTCGACCCCGCGATGGTCACCGAGGAGCTGATCGAGCAGCGCTGGGCGCAGGCGACCGACCCGGCGACCCTCGAGGTGGCCCGGCGGATGTACAGCCGCGCCGCCATCGACGCGGCCTTCGCGATGTCCGGCACCTCGGCCCAGGCGACGCCGGGCTGGGCCCAGTTCGACCAGATCAAGGCCAAGACCCTGATCACCTGGGGGCGCGACGACCGGGTCAGCCCCCTGGACATGATGCTGATCCCGATGCGGACCATCCCCGACGCCCAGGTGCACATCTTCCCGCAGTGCGGGCACTGGGCCATGATCGAGCAGAAGCACGCTTGGGAGTCCACCGTGCTGGCCTTCCTCACCGCGGAGGAGCAGGCATGA
- a CDS encoding flavin reductase family protein produces the protein MSSTDLTGPTPVEMRQAMGCFASGVTVVTGVDDGEPVGFACQSFASVSLDPPMVLFCADHRGRAWPRIQAAGVFTVNVLGEHQADLCDRFGSSRGAKFEGLDWTPSAIGTPSLHDVLMRVHAEVHEVVVAGDHDVVIGRVVQLETPAPERPMLFFRGRFGVEDQHEYTAPDLWGWGDHWG, from the coding sequence ATGAGCAGCACCGACCTCACCGGCCCCACACCCGTGGAGATGCGTCAGGCGATGGGCTGCTTCGCCAGCGGCGTCACCGTCGTGACCGGCGTCGACGACGGCGAGCCGGTCGGCTTCGCGTGCCAGTCCTTCGCCTCGGTCTCCCTCGACCCGCCGATGGTGCTGTTCTGCGCCGATCACCGGGGCCGGGCGTGGCCACGCATCCAGGCGGCCGGGGTGTTCACCGTCAACGTCCTCGGGGAGCACCAGGCCGACCTGTGCGACCGGTTCGGCTCCAGCCGGGGCGCGAAGTTCGAGGGCCTCGACTGGACACCGTCCGCGATCGGGACCCCGAGCCTGCACGACGTGCTCATGCGGGTGCACGCGGAGGTCCACGAGGTCGTCGTCGCCGGCGACCACGACGTCGTGATCGGCCGCGTGGTCCAGCTGGAGACCCCGGCGCCGGAGCGCCCGATGCTCTTCTTCCGGGGCCGATTCGGGGTCGAGGACCAGCACGAGTACACGGCCCCGGACCTGTGGGGCTGGGGCGACCACTGGGGCTGA
- a CDS encoding IclR family transcriptional regulator: MSAQIVEQTGQGPDAEARQLPPSMVERMSLILDVFGSPTARLTLEEVARSTHLPRSTTHRILDQLVKLSWLTHTPFGYSLGKRALDLGGGDKVDGELRAAAAPVLHDLQVRTGLVAHLASLDGADVVYLDKLGGRFATAVPSRVGGHAPAYSTALGKAMLAWLEPEEVDRRLAGGLNRFTGRTIGDLDALHQELHRIRSRNGIAIERGESFPDIACAAASVRGPEGPLGAISLVGDLAVNVERIAPLVLAAARAVSVELFGGLGAQRQAPRRDADLVTRPWTARTMGDLVGGR; this comes from the coding sequence ATGAGCGCTCAGATCGTGGAACAGACCGGCCAGGGCCCCGACGCCGAGGCGCGCCAGCTGCCGCCCTCGATGGTCGAGCGGATGTCGCTGATCCTCGACGTCTTCGGCTCACCCACTGCCCGCCTGACGCTCGAGGAGGTCGCGCGGAGCACGCACCTGCCGCGCTCCACGACCCACCGCATCCTCGACCAGCTGGTCAAGCTCAGCTGGCTCACGCACACCCCGTTCGGCTACTCGCTGGGCAAGCGCGCCCTCGACCTCGGTGGGGGCGACAAGGTCGACGGCGAGCTGCGGGCGGCCGCCGCCCCCGTCCTCCACGACCTGCAGGTCCGCACGGGGCTCGTCGCGCACCTGGCCTCCCTCGACGGGGCGGACGTCGTCTACCTCGACAAGCTCGGCGGACGCTTCGCCACGGCCGTGCCGAGCCGCGTCGGCGGGCACGCCCCGGCGTACTCGACCGCCCTGGGCAAGGCCATGCTGGCCTGGCTCGAGCCGGAGGAGGTCGACCGTCGTCTCGCCGGCGGCCTGAACCGCTTCACCGGTCGCACGATCGGTGATCTCGACGCCCTGCACCAGGAGCTCCACCGCATCCGCAGCCGCAACGGCATCGCGATCGAGCGCGGCGAGAGCTTCCCCGACATCGCCTGTGCCGCCGCCTCGGTGCGGGGCCCCGAGGGCCCGTTGGGCGCGATCTCGCTGGTCGGTGACCTCGCGGTCAACGTCGAGCGCATCGCGCCGCTGGTGCTGGCCGCGGCCCGCGCCGTCTCGGTCGAGCTCTTCGGTGGACTGGGCGCCCAGCGCCAGGCGCCCCGTCGCGACGCCGACCTCGTGACCCGTCCCTGGACCGCCCGCACCATGGGCGACCTCGTCGGCGGGCGCTGA
- a CDS encoding TIGR03619 family F420-dependent LLM class oxidoreductase, whose product MKLGIVSPVVTANPGAHGDWEASADIEELGRIAEAADRLGFDHMTCSEHVAVPTEIAQQRGATYWDPLPTFGYLAARTTRLRLLTQVLVIGYHHPLEIAKRYGTLDRISGGRLMLGIGVGSLEEEFELLGAEFAGRGAIADDALAALRACWGRREPEYHGPHFDISGFIVEPHGVQARVPMLIGGRTPRSLRRAVELGTGWVPFGLSLDQLRDMLATRELPEDFEVILSTGRLLDPSADPEAAVERLRRVRAAGATLLTTTVQAESAEHYCEQLEALAVLARDLD is encoded by the coding sequence ATGAAGCTCGGCATCGTCAGTCCGGTCGTCACCGCCAACCCCGGCGCCCACGGCGACTGGGAGGCCAGCGCCGACATCGAGGAGCTCGGGCGGATCGCGGAGGCTGCCGACCGGCTGGGCTTCGACCACATGACCTGCAGCGAGCACGTCGCGGTCCCCACCGAGATCGCCCAGCAGCGCGGCGCGACGTACTGGGACCCGCTGCCCACCTTCGGCTACCTCGCGGCCCGCACCACCCGGTTGCGCCTGCTGACCCAGGTCCTCGTGATCGGCTACCACCACCCCCTGGAGATCGCCAAGCGCTACGGCACCCTGGACCGGATCAGCGGCGGCCGCCTGATGCTCGGCATCGGCGTGGGCTCGCTCGAGGAGGAGTTCGAGCTGCTCGGCGCCGAGTTCGCCGGCCGCGGCGCGATCGCCGACGACGCGCTCGCCGCGCTGCGCGCCTGCTGGGGCCGGCGCGAGCCGGAGTACCACGGTCCGCACTTCGACATCTCGGGCTTCATCGTCGAGCCGCACGGGGTCCAGGCCCGGGTGCCGATGCTCATCGGCGGCCGCACCCCGCGCTCGCTGCGTCGCGCCGTCGAGCTGGGCACCGGGTGGGTGCCGTTCGGTCTGTCGCTGGACCAGCTGCGCGACATGTTGGCGACCCGCGAGCTGCCCGAGGACTTCGAGGTCATCCTGTCGACCGGCAGGCTGCTCGACCCGAGCGCCGACCCCGAGGCCGCCGTCGAGCGCCTGCGCCGGGTCCGCGCCGCCGGCGCCACGTTGCTGACCACCACCGTCCAGGCCGAGTCGGCCGAGCACTACTGCGAGCAGCTCGAGGCGCTGGCCGTCCTGGCCCGCGACCTCGACTGA
- a CDS encoding nuclear transport factor 2 family protein, with product MSTDQTADQTAEQTAARLAALEQRLQVLEDEREIVALLSTYGALADSGSAEEVAAIWEPDGVYDNDEVSMVGRDQLVAMINSGGHQGWIRGGCAHFNGPPAVTVHGDTAVAVTHSLMVVHTDDGFVVRRATANHWQLRRGAEGWRATVRTGRLLDGRPESPALLAAGVRGQLPPRA from the coding sequence GTGAGCACAGACCAGACCGCCGATCAGACAGCCGAGCAGACTGCTGCCCGGCTCGCCGCGCTGGAGCAGCGGCTGCAGGTGCTCGAGGACGAGCGCGAGATCGTGGCCCTGCTCAGCACCTACGGCGCACTGGCCGACTCCGGCAGCGCCGAGGAGGTGGCGGCGATCTGGGAGCCCGACGGCGTCTACGACAACGACGAGGTCAGCATGGTCGGTCGCGACCAGCTGGTCGCGATGATCAACTCGGGCGGACACCAGGGCTGGATCCGCGGCGGCTGCGCCCACTTCAACGGCCCGCCCGCCGTCACCGTGCACGGTGACACCGCGGTGGCGGTCACCCACTCGCTGATGGTGGTCCACACCGACGACGGCTTCGTCGTCCGGCGTGCCACCGCCAACCACTGGCAGCTGCGGCGGGGAGCCGAGGGCTGGCGCGCCACCGTGCGCACCGGCCGACTGCTGGACGGGCGCCCGGAGTCGCCGGCGCTGCTGGCCGCCGGGGTGCGCGGACAGCTGCCTCCCCGGGCCTGA
- a CDS encoding HNH endonuclease signature motif containing protein gives MTATALHPIGDAVARVHSVLDDVAETPAWSMGQADAAEVLVQIARAEARLVELRSRALVQAEAVAVQDRNASPSLAVWHAYATRSTKRESFREVRLATGLERYGVVREALGRGELNAEQAGVITAALEVLPDDLDAGVLEQAAKALVAYAEIHDAKALRILGRRILEVVAPEVAEAWEAEQLAKAEREAEKAAVFRIREDGEGRCKGSFTVPLLVGQMLERALLAFAAPKHQIATRTGQDGQDDQAPVPVRRPTAQRLGAAFVELIERLDPAALPRAGGVNATVVVTMTAASLMGGLAAATLDTGARVSAATARRLACEAGIIPVVLGGKSQPLDVGRTRRFFTYAQRIALAVRDRGCTAEGCDAPPAMCHAHHDDPWSHGHGTKVARGRLLCPVHHRRIHDPEYEADVGADNQVRFHRRT, from the coding sequence ATGACCGCGACGGCACTGCACCCCATCGGCGACGCTGTCGCGCGGGTGCACTCGGTGTTGGACGACGTCGCTGAGACCCCGGCCTGGTCGATGGGCCAGGCCGACGCCGCTGAGGTGCTGGTGCAGATCGCACGGGCCGAGGCGAGGTTGGTCGAGCTCCGCTCGCGGGCGCTGGTCCAGGCGGAGGCCGTGGCGGTCCAGGATCGCAACGCCTCGCCGTCGTTGGCGGTGTGGCACGCCTACGCGACCCGGTCGACGAAGCGGGAGTCGTTCCGCGAGGTCCGCCTCGCCACCGGTCTGGAGCGGTACGGCGTCGTGCGTGAGGCGCTGGGTCGTGGTGAGCTCAACGCCGAGCAGGCGGGCGTGATCACCGCAGCGCTGGAGGTGCTGCCCGATGACCTGGACGCCGGGGTGCTGGAGCAGGCCGCGAAGGCGCTGGTCGCCTACGCCGAGATCCACGACGCGAAGGCGTTGAGGATCCTGGGGCGTCGGATCCTCGAGGTCGTCGCCCCGGAGGTGGCTGAGGCGTGGGAGGCCGAGCAGCTGGCCAAGGCCGAGCGGGAGGCGGAGAAGGCGGCGGTGTTCCGGATCCGTGAGGACGGCGAGGGTCGCTGCAAGGGGTCTTTCACGGTGCCGCTGCTGGTCGGGCAGATGCTGGAGCGGGCGCTGCTGGCGTTCGCCGCACCCAAGCACCAGATCGCTACGCGCACCGGACAAGACGGCCAGGACGATCAGGCGCCGGTGCCGGTACGTCGGCCGACCGCACAGCGTCTGGGTGCGGCGTTCGTGGAGCTGATCGAGCGTCTCGACCCCGCAGCCCTGCCTCGGGCGGGCGGGGTGAACGCGACCGTGGTGGTGACGATGACCGCAGCGTCGTTGATGGGCGGACTGGCCGCCGCGACCCTCGACACCGGTGCTCGGGTCTCCGCCGCGACCGCACGGCGGCTGGCGTGCGAGGCCGGGATCATCCCGGTCGTGCTGGGTGGGAAGAGCCAACCCCTCGACGTCGGCAGGACCCGCCGGTTCTTCACCTACGCCCAGCGGATCGCTCTCGCAGTGCGGGACCGGGGCTGCACCGCCGAGGGCTGCGACGCCCCGCCCGCGATGTGCCACGCCCACCACGACGACCCCTGGTCCCACGGGCACGGTACGAAAGTCGCCCGGGGCCGGCTGCTGTGCCCGGTCCACCACCGCCGCATCCACGACCCGGAGTACGAGGCCGACGTCGGCGCCGACAACCAGGTCCGGTTCCACCGACGGACCTAG
- a CDS encoding AMP-binding protein has protein sequence METFAEVVRSRAGDPSIGLRFEDRSWTWGEVVQEAADRAAALAARVPRPDDRQVHVGVLLENVPDFVFWVGAGSLAGAVVVGINASRSGPEIAQDVQHADVDVIVTESRLRHLVTDTGHGVPEELVLDVDTAEYAALLAPHRGAALPAQLPAPDQLAMLLFSSGSTGAPKAVVVGQGRLGRLTQAIVGRVRMRPSSITYLCMPLFHGNAVMMNLAPAMAVGAQVCMTRKFSASAFGDDLHRFGATYVNYVGRALSYALSKPVDPRDADSALELAFGTEASEADVANFSARFGCEVMEGYGLSEGVFRINRTPDTPTGALGLPANDAAVRVLDESTGVECPRARFDAQGRLVDPAAVGQLVAVGLAHTFEGYYKNPGAYADRVKGDDFWSGDLGYRDEDGFFYFAGRSSDWLRVDSENFSAAPVERLLQRMDGVASAPVFAVPDPRTGDQVMTALELEPGVDLDPVAFGAHLEQAPDMGAKWWPRFVRIVAEMPLTGSGKVDKAPLRREGWLTRDPVLVRVGRTSAYVPLDDAGRRTIEAEFAEHGRSALLPAAPVSG, from the coding sequence GTGGAGACTTTTGCCGAGGTGGTGCGCAGCCGGGCCGGCGACCCGTCGATCGGGCTGCGGTTCGAGGACCGGAGCTGGACCTGGGGCGAGGTGGTCCAGGAGGCCGCCGACCGGGCCGCCGCGCTGGCCGCACGGGTCCCGCGTCCGGACGACCGTCAGGTCCACGTCGGGGTGCTGCTCGAGAACGTGCCCGACTTCGTCTTCTGGGTCGGCGCCGGGTCTCTCGCCGGGGCCGTCGTCGTCGGGATCAACGCCAGCCGCAGCGGCCCCGAGATCGCCCAGGACGTCCAGCACGCCGACGTCGACGTGATCGTCACCGAGTCCCGGCTGCGGCACCTGGTCACCGACACGGGGCACGGCGTGCCCGAGGAGCTGGTGCTCGACGTCGACACCGCGGAGTACGCCGCCCTCCTGGCCCCCCACCGGGGAGCGGCGCTGCCGGCGCAACTCCCGGCCCCCGACCAGCTGGCGATGCTGCTCTTCAGCTCCGGCTCGACCGGTGCCCCGAAGGCCGTGGTCGTCGGCCAGGGTCGACTCGGCCGGTTGACCCAGGCGATCGTGGGGCGCGTGCGGATGCGGCCCTCGTCGATCACCTACCTGTGCATGCCCCTCTTCCACGGCAACGCGGTGATGATGAACCTCGCTCCCGCGATGGCGGTCGGGGCCCAGGTCTGCATGACCCGGAAGTTCTCGGCCAGCGCCTTCGGCGACGACCTCCACCGCTTCGGCGCCACCTACGTCAACTACGTCGGCCGGGCGCTGTCCTACGCCTTGTCCAAGCCCGTCGACCCTCGCGACGCCGACTCAGCGCTCGAGCTCGCCTTCGGCACCGAGGCCTCCGAGGCCGACGTGGCGAACTTCAGCGCCCGCTTCGGCTGCGAGGTGATGGAGGGCTACGGCCTCAGCGAGGGCGTGTTCCGGATCAACCGGACCCCCGACACCCCGACGGGTGCGCTGGGGCTCCCCGCCAACGACGCCGCCGTGCGGGTGCTCGACGAGAGCACCGGTGTCGAGTGCCCGCGGGCGCGCTTCGACGCGCAGGGCCGGCTGGTCGATCCCGCTGCCGTCGGCCAATTGGTCGCCGTGGGTCTTGCTCACACCTTCGAGGGCTACTACAAGAACCCCGGGGCGTACGCCGACCGGGTCAAGGGCGACGACTTCTGGTCGGGCGACCTCGGCTACCGCGACGAGGACGGCTTCTTCTACTTCGCCGGTCGCTCCTCGGACTGGCTGCGCGTTGACAGCGAGAACTTCTCCGCGGCGCCCGTCGAGCGGCTGCTGCAACGCATGGACGGGGTCGCATCGGCTCCCGTCTTCGCGGTGCCTGACCCCCGCACCGGGGACCAGGTGATGACGGCCCTGGAGCTCGAGCCGGGTGTCGACCTCGACCCCGTCGCGTTCGGCGCCCACCTCGAGCAGGCCCCGGACATGGGTGCCAAGTGGTGGCCGCGCTTCGTGCGGATCGTCGCCGAGATGCCCCTGACCGGCAGCGGCAAGGTCGACAAGGCTCCGCTGCGCCGCGAGGGCTGGCTGACCCGGGACCCGGTCCTCGTGCGCGTGGGCCGCACCAGCGCGTACGTCCCGCTCGACGACGCCGGACGGCGCACCATCGAGGCCGAGTTCGCCGAGCACGGCCGCTCGGCGCTGCTGCCGGCCGCACCGGTCTCCGGCTGA
- a CDS encoding ABC transporter substrate-binding protein, producing the protein MTLQTPRTMRSTRTRVARLSSAALVGALALGGCASTDDQKSEQPPETTALTEGMRGVTDAGDPVDGGTATYAGYAQPGALDPGTTIAAATTGGIEMANIYDTLLRYDSEEQDFVPQLAESLEADDEFDTFTLTLRDGVTFSDGETLDAAAVVWSQERYAGMPAPEAALWNGNVQSVEATDDRTVVYELARPWPGFPSILSTGPGMVVAESSVKGGDDAFEPVGAGPFELKSWARDEEMVLSAREDYWDGAPHLDEFRIVYLNDQVTSVESLRGGGVDLAVARDPDVVNTVVEEELPGYVSMTAASNMALINATEGRPGADPRVRRAMALAIDPVLLAQRAFEGAGLNGDQLFQDYSVWHTETGGPGHDPDEAKALVEEAKADGWDGEIEYLDGTDPGSSKTMQAVKASLEAVGMEVTLRPMRTIAEQITAIVIDRDYDVAAWGLNYREADPFSKMYSTLHSDGTQVYGMATSPERDALLEELQATADQDAAVEVMDRIQQEYNESIPFLNWSPWAEYIAWDTDVHGVVGLASSMILMADAWID; encoded by the coding sequence ATGACCCTCCAGACACCCCGCACCATGCGCAGCACCCGCACCCGGGTGGCGCGCCTCAGCAGCGCGGCGCTCGTCGGCGCCCTGGCCCTCGGCGGCTGCGCCTCGACCGACGACCAGAAGTCGGAGCAGCCGCCCGAGACCACCGCCCTCACCGAGGGCATGCGCGGCGTCACCGACGCCGGCGACCCGGTCGACGGCGGCACCGCGACGTACGCCGGCTACGCACAGCCGGGCGCCCTCGACCCGGGCACCACGATCGCGGCCGCCACCACCGGCGGCATCGAGATGGCCAACATCTACGACACCCTGCTGCGCTACGACAGCGAGGAGCAGGACTTCGTCCCCCAGCTGGCCGAGAGCCTCGAGGCGGACGACGAGTTCGACACCTTCACCCTCACCCTGCGCGACGGGGTCACCTTCTCGGACGGGGAGACCCTCGACGCGGCGGCCGTGGTCTGGAGCCAGGAGCGCTACGCCGGGATGCCGGCCCCCGAGGCGGCGCTGTGGAACGGCAACGTCCAGAGCGTGGAGGCCACCGACGACCGCACGGTCGTCTACGAGCTGGCCCGGCCCTGGCCCGGCTTCCCCAGCATCCTGTCCACCGGTCCGGGCATGGTCGTCGCCGAGTCCTCCGTGAAGGGCGGCGACGACGCGTTCGAGCCGGTCGGCGCGGGGCCCTTCGAGCTGAAGAGCTGGGCTCGCGACGAGGAGATGGTGCTCTCGGCGCGCGAGGACTACTGGGACGGCGCCCCGCACCTCGACGAGTTCCGCATCGTCTACCTCAACGACCAGGTCACCAGCGTCGAGTCGCTGCGCGGCGGCGGCGTCGACCTCGCCGTGGCTCGGGACCCCGACGTCGTCAACACGGTGGTCGAGGAGGAGCTGCCCGGCTACGTCAGCATGACCGCGGCCTCCAACATGGCGCTCATCAACGCCACGGAGGGGCGCCCCGGTGCCGACCCGCGCGTGCGTCGCGCGATGGCGCTGGCCATCGACCCCGTGCTCCTCGCCCAGCGTGCCTTCGAGGGCGCTGGGCTCAACGGCGACCAGCTCTTCCAGGACTACTCCGTGTGGCACACCGAGACCGGCGGCCCCGGGCACGACCCGGACGAGGCCAAGGCGCTCGTCGAGGAGGCCAAGGCCGACGGCTGGGACGGCGAGATCGAGTACCTCGACGGCACCGACCCCGGCTCCAGCAAGACGATGCAGGCGGTGAAGGCCTCGCTCGAGGCGGTCGGCATGGAAGTCACGCTGCGGCCGATGCGCACGATCGCCGAGCAGATAACCGCGATCGTGATCGACCGTGACTACGACGTCGCCGCCTGGGGCCTGAACTACCGCGAGGCCGACCCGTTCTCGAAGATGTACTCGACCCTGCACAGCGACGGGACCCAGGTCTACGGCATGGCCACGAGCCCGGAGCGGGACGCGCTGCTCGAGGAGCTCCAGGCCACCGCCGACCAGGACGCCGCGGTCGAGGTCATGGACCGCATCCAGCAGGAGTACAACGAGTCCATCCCGTTCCTGAACTGGAGCCCGTGGGCCGAGTACATCGCCTGGGACACCGACGTCCACGGCGTCGTGGGCCTGGCCAGCTCGATGATCCTGATGGCCGACGCCTGGATCGACTGA